One genomic segment of Salinigranum rubrum includes these proteins:
- a CDS encoding aldehyde ferredoxin oxidoreductase family protein: MRHAKGPLLSIDLTDRTTSEADITDVLASFIGGRGVGTKLAHDRVPFDADPLGEENRLYFTTGPMQHSQMSFTGRMNATAVSPLTDGLFSSNAGGFMSRNFTATGYGAVELRGASDELLALHVTDEGVEFEPVPDLAGATTSETVEYVEESQGLEAEHVANIGPAGENEVRFASIMTSESRAFGRGGLGAVLGAKGVKLITFDGDSTQEVDIPPIQMDVHREAATDDHIMKRQGTTSVTDLGNEVSALPTRYFSELQFEGVEGINGDRVEEKKFKKGTCSACAFACKLPTKDEERGVETEGPEFETVMSFGSNCAVDDIVDVMQSNELCDQLGMDTISAGDTVAAYLASEDEFGNVELVHETVEKIAHREGVGDLLAEGVARCHEELGVENWSVKGLEFPGHDGRTLQGQGLSFAVANRGADHMYATFYALEYPLVDKDQAMDPSGLDAKPQRLIDRENHHAVLDSGVVCKFSRGFVTDERLAELLGEEFDDLMAVGSRIVDLERHFNNQRGLDRDADTLPYELPGIEEALDDYYTARGWTAEGTVPDGRLAGSGGAAPADD; the protein is encoded by the coding sequence ATGCGCCACGCCAAGGGCCCACTCCTCTCGATCGACCTCACAGACCGAACGACGAGCGAGGCGGATATCACCGACGTGCTCGCGTCGTTCATCGGCGGGCGGGGCGTCGGAACGAAACTCGCCCACGACCGCGTTCCGTTCGACGCCGACCCCCTGGGTGAAGAGAACCGACTGTACTTCACCACGGGGCCGATGCAGCACTCGCAGATGTCCTTTACCGGGCGGATGAACGCGACGGCGGTCTCCCCGCTGACGGACGGGCTGTTCTCGTCGAACGCCGGCGGCTTCATGTCGCGGAACTTCACCGCGACGGGCTACGGTGCCGTCGAACTCCGCGGTGCGAGCGACGAACTCCTCGCGCTTCACGTCACCGACGAGGGCGTGGAGTTCGAACCCGTCCCCGACCTCGCGGGCGCGACGACCTCCGAGACGGTCGAGTACGTCGAGGAGTCACAGGGTCTCGAAGCGGAACACGTCGCCAACATCGGCCCCGCGGGCGAGAACGAGGTCCGCTTCGCGTCCATCATGACCTCCGAGTCTCGGGCGTTCGGCCGCGGCGGCCTCGGTGCCGTGCTGGGTGCGAAGGGCGTGAAACTCATCACGTTCGACGGGGACTCGACCCAAGAGGTCGACATCCCGCCGATCCAGATGGACGTCCACCGCGAGGCCGCCACGGACGACCACATCATGAAGCGACAGGGCACCACCTCCGTCACGGACCTCGGCAACGAGGTGAGCGCCCTCCCCACGAGATACTTCTCGGAACTGCAGTTCGAGGGCGTCGAGGGGATCAACGGCGACAGAGTGGAGGAGAAGAAGTTCAAGAAGGGGACCTGCTCGGCGTGTGCGTTCGCGTGCAAGCTCCCGACGAAGGACGAAGAACGGGGTGTCGAGACCGAAGGGCCGGAGTTCGAGACGGTGATGTCGTTCGGGTCGAACTGTGCGGTCGACGACATCGTCGACGTGATGCAGTCGAACGAACTCTGCGACCAACTCGGGATGGACACCATCTCCGCCGGGGACACGGTCGCGGCGTACCTCGCGAGCGAGGACGAGTTCGGCAACGTCGAACTCGTCCACGAGACCGTGGAGAAGATCGCCCACCGCGAGGGCGTGGGCGACCTCCTCGCCGAGGGCGTCGCCCGCTGTCACGAGGAACTCGGGGTGGAGAACTGGAGCGTCAAGGGGCTGGAGTTCCCCGGCCACGACGGTCGGACGCTTCAGGGTCAGGGCCTCTCGTTCGCCGTCGCGAACCGCGGCGCGGACCACATGTACGCCACCTTCTACGCGCTCGAATACCCGCTGGTCGACAAGGACCAGGCGATGGACCCCTCGGGACTCGACGCGAAACCCCAGCGACTCATCGACCGGGAGAACCACCACGCGGTCCTCGATTCGGGCGTCGTCTGCAAGTTCTCGCGCGGGTTCGTCACCGACGAGCGCCTCGCGGAACTGCTCGGCGAGGAGTTCGACGACCTGATGGCCGTCGGCTCGCGCATCGTCGACCTCGAACGTCACTTCAACAATCAGCGGGGACTGGACCGCGACGCCGACACCCTCCCCTACGAACTCCCGGGCATCGAGGAGGCGCTCGACGACTACTACACGGCCCGCGGGTGGACCGCGGAGGGAACCGTCCCGGACGGACGGCTCGCCGGGTCCGGCGGTGCCGCACCGGCCGACGATTAG
- a CDS encoding PGF-CTERM sorting domain-containing protein, with product MRDRCRESHDAVSNEWTRRGVLAATAAAGVGAATGVAGAQSEGAEITTSLVVPDDTSKLGNDDFTGLLLQVIDQGKTDASDTDVASCDSLEADRIISYQLALTDERDDTEESVEATGFASRSNDNVRPDQEFIVSNQEACGDGYLDLSLEEVTRSGIDVGTESTSTSTPTSTSTSMPGFGAATAVAGVTVAAAGAVWRSIRS from the coding sequence ATGCGCGACCGGTGCCGTGAGAGTCACGACGCAGTGTCGAACGAGTGGACGCGACGGGGCGTACTGGCGGCGACGGCCGCCGCCGGAGTCGGTGCGGCGACCGGCGTCGCGGGTGCCCAGAGCGAGGGGGCCGAGATCACGACCTCGCTCGTCGTCCCCGACGATACGTCGAAACTGGGCAACGACGACTTCACCGGGCTCTTACTCCAGGTGATCGACCAGGGGAAAACCGACGCGAGCGACACCGACGTCGCCAGCTGTGACTCGCTCGAAGCCGACCGGATCATCTCGTATCAGCTGGCACTCACGGACGAGCGGGACGACACCGAAGAGTCGGTCGAAGCGACGGGATTCGCCTCCCGCTCGAACGACAACGTCCGCCCCGACCAGGAGTTCATCGTGAGCAACCAGGAAGCGTGCGGCGACGGCTACCTCGACCTGAGCCTCGAAGAGGTGACCCGAAGCGGCATCGACGTCGGTACCGAGTCGACGTCCACGTCGACACCGACATCGACGTCCACGTCGATGCCAGGGTTCGGCGCCGCGACGGCCGTCGCCGGCGTCACCGTCGCGGCCGCAGGCGCCGTCTGGCGGTCGATTCGGTCCTGA
- a CDS encoding DUF389 domain-containing protein, with product MRLIQIHVPNDDLPAVRGALSEGDVDHVLVDEAGPDEGVLAQIPVPSGAVDAVLETLYDAGLDESTYTVVTDADRTTVSNVDELTERYVEGPRGSAAISHPEIRERASDLKPETATYIAFAALSAIVAVGGLLLNSAIVIVGAMVIAPFAGSTLSASVGAVISDREMVVDSFTSQAVGLVIALGGAVLMGVTLQRTGFVPASLVVSRIDQVAAFATPNLLTLIIAVAAGFAGALALATDLPVSIAGVAVAAAIVPAAATAGISIVWGQPLMLAGAVVLLLMNIVFINLAAYIGLVSLGYRSSILGSLRENVSVSARTGAYALILVVFLVLVVVTVAATSQHIAFERAVNEDVESVIGSDQYASLELISVETGYSDGNLFGRAESVTVTVSRSSSDAEYEALAERLRTRITEDTGRPVTVSVRFVDYQQSTPTTTAAQPELFTRLVQELRELRAALGRAFGSAAVCPSTGAC from the coding sequence ATGCGACTCATTCAGATCCACGTCCCGAACGACGACCTCCCCGCCGTCAGAGGGGCGCTCTCGGAGGGCGACGTCGACCACGTCCTCGTCGACGAAGCCGGGCCCGACGAGGGGGTCCTCGCCCAGATTCCGGTCCCCTCCGGGGCCGTCGACGCGGTGCTCGAAACCCTGTACGACGCAGGGCTCGATGAGTCGACCTACACCGTGGTGACGGACGCCGATCGAACGACGGTGTCGAACGTCGACGAGTTGACCGAGCGGTACGTCGAAGGCCCGCGCGGGAGTGCCGCCATCTCCCACCCCGAGATACGCGAGCGGGCGAGCGACCTCAAGCCGGAGACGGCGACGTATATCGCGTTCGCCGCGTTGAGCGCCATCGTCGCCGTCGGCGGCCTCCTGCTCAACTCGGCAATCGTCATCGTCGGGGCGATGGTGATCGCCCCGTTCGCCGGTTCGACGCTCTCTGCGAGCGTCGGTGCGGTCATCAGCGACCGCGAGATGGTCGTCGACAGCTTCACGTCACAGGCGGTCGGCCTCGTCATCGCGCTGGGCGGTGCGGTGCTGATGGGCGTCACCCTCCAGCGAACCGGCTTCGTCCCGGCGTCGCTCGTCGTCAGCCGGATCGACCAGGTCGCCGCCTTCGCCACGCCGAACCTGCTAACGCTGATCATCGCTGTCGCCGCCGGGTTCGCCGGCGCGCTCGCGCTGGCGACCGACCTGCCGGTGTCCATCGCCGGCGTCGCCGTCGCCGCCGCCATCGTCCCCGCCGCGGCGACGGCCGGCATCAGCATCGTCTGGGGGCAGCCGCTCATGCTCGCCGGCGCGGTCGTTCTCCTCTTGATGAACATCGTCTTCATCAACCTCGCCGCGTACATCGGCCTCGTCTCGCTCGGCTACCGGTCGTCGATCCTCGGAAGCCTCCGCGAGAACGTGTCCGTCTCCGCTCGAACCGGCGCGTACGCGCTCATACTCGTGGTGTTCCTCGTGCTCGTCGTCGTCACCGTCGCCGCGACGAGCCAGCACATCGCGTTCGAGCGGGCGGTCAACGAGGACGTCGAGTCGGTCATCGGCTCCGACCAGTACGCCTCGCTCGAACTCATCAGCGTCGAGACGGGCTACAGCGACGGGAACCTGTTCGGGCGGGCCGAGTCCGTGACGGTCACGGTGAGTCGCTCGTCCAGCGACGCGGAGTACGAGGCGCTCGCAGAGCGGTTGCGGACGCGAATCACCGAGGACACGGGACGGCCGGTCACGGTGAGCGTCCGGTTCGTCGACTACCAGCAGTCGACGCCGACGACGACCGCCGCACAGCCGGAACTGTTCACCCGACTCGTGCAGGAGCTCCGCGAGTTGCGCGCGGCACTCGGTCGAGCGTTCGGCTCTGCGGCCGTCTGTCCGTCCACCGGAGCCTGCTGA
- a CDS encoding thiolase family protein: protein MSTPVVAAAYRTPQGKDGGVLSEVRSEDLSTTLVDHLLDVTGLDPAVVDDLMWGCAQQRGEQDANVARVVALLSELGEGTPATTINRWCASSMQAVISAADAVAAGNRDCVVAGGVESMSRVPLSSMPYDELHPRLASEYDLADLEMGATAEKVAEVYDVSREAQDEYALRSQQRAADATDSGRFDDELVPVEVGAGTVTADEGIRRDTSLEGLSKLPPAFSGGGTVTAGNASQISDGAALVLVTSESFAADYGLDVLARVGTNHVAGVDPTVMGIGPVPATRGLLERAGRDIDDYDLVELNEAFASQTIYCRRELGIEAERFNVNGGAIAIGHPLGASGARLPVTLVHEMRKRGASRGLATLCVGFGQGAAVEFAR, encoded by the coding sequence ATGTCAACGCCCGTCGTCGCGGCCGCCTACCGAACCCCGCAGGGAAAAGACGGTGGTGTCCTCTCGGAGGTCAGGAGCGAGGACCTCTCGACGACTCTCGTCGACCACCTCCTCGACGTCACCGGCTTGGACCCCGCCGTCGTCGACGACCTCATGTGGGGCTGTGCCCAGCAGCGCGGGGAACAGGACGCCAACGTCGCCCGCGTCGTCGCGCTTCTGTCGGAACTGGGCGAGGGGACGCCCGCGACGACCATCAACCGCTGGTGTGCGTCGTCGATGCAGGCGGTCATCTCCGCCGCGGACGCCGTCGCGGCGGGGAACCGCGACTGTGTCGTCGCCGGCGGCGTCGAGAGCATGTCGCGCGTCCCCCTCTCGTCGATGCCGTACGACGAACTCCACCCGCGGCTGGCGAGCGAGTACGACCTCGCCGACCTGGAGATGGGCGCGACGGCCGAGAAGGTCGCCGAGGTGTACGACGTCTCCCGGGAGGCGCAGGACGAGTACGCCCTCCGGTCGCAGCAGCGGGCCGCCGACGCGACCGACTCGGGCCGGTTCGACGACGAACTCGTCCCCGTCGAAGTCGGGGCGGGGACGGTCACTGCGGACGAGGGAATCCGGCGCGACACCTCGCTGGAGGGGCTCTCGAAGCTCCCGCCGGCCTTCAGCGGGGGGGGAACGGTGACGGCGGGGAACGCCTCGCAGATATCGGACGGCGCGGCGCTCGTTCTCGTCACGAGCGAGTCGTTCGCCGCCGACTACGGCCTCGACGTCCTCGCCCGGGTCGGGACGAACCACGTCGCCGGCGTCGACCCGACGGTGATGGGTATCGGGCCCGTCCCGGCGACGCGCGGGCTCCTAGAGCGGGCCGGCCGGGACATCGACGACTACGACCTCGTCGAACTGAACGAGGCGTTCGCCTCTCAAACCATCTACTGCCGCCGCGAACTCGGCATCGAGGCGGAGAGATTCAACGTCAACGGCGGCGCAATCGCCATCGGGCACCCGCTCGGTGCCTCCGGGGCTCGACTCCCGGTGACGCTCGTCCACGAGATGCGGAAGCGAGGGGCTTCGCGAGGGTTGGCGACGCTCTGTGTCGGCTTCGGACAGGGCGCGGCGGTGGAGTTCGCGCGGTAG
- the mobA gene encoding molybdenum cofactor guanylyltransferase: protein MSAIKADTGRAGIVLAGGRSTRFADGDKALAPLGGRPLLTRAVEAVSPVVDEVIVSCRADQRPAFESALAGESVSFVVDPIDGLGPVAGLRTALRETERLTAVVTACDLPLVPSAFLGHLLDRVEQSTTAGVVIRTGGRTQPFPTAVNVRAAAAAATEALDTGGNLRDVVESLAPVVIPERHVAATVGIERLLDVDTRADLARAEEILARGAPRGPADELPPGDGGMRPNSRRS, encoded by the coding sequence ATGTCGGCGATAAAGGCGGACACGGGACGGGCCGGCATCGTCCTCGCCGGCGGCCGGTCGACGCGCTTCGCGGACGGCGACAAGGCGCTCGCCCCACTCGGTGGACGGCCACTCCTCACCCGCGCCGTCGAGGCAGTCTCGCCCGTCGTCGACGAGGTCATCGTGAGCTGTCGGGCGGACCAGCGTCCCGCGTTCGAGTCCGCGCTCGCGGGAGAGAGCGTCTCGTTCGTCGTCGACCCCATCGACGGCCTCGGCCCGGTCGCCGGCCTCCGGACGGCGCTCCGCGAGACCGAGCGGCTCACAGCCGTCGTCACGGCGTGTGACCTCCCGCTCGTCCCGTCGGCGTTCCTCGGTCACCTGCTCGACCGGGTCGAGCAGTCGACGACCGCCGGCGTCGTCATCCGAACCGGGGGCCGGACGCAACCGTTCCCGACGGCGGTCAACGTCCGCGCCGCCGCCGCCGCGGCGACCGAGGCACTCGACACCGGCGGCAACCTCCGCGACGTCGTCGAGTCGCTCGCGCCGGTCGTCATCCCCGAGCGCCACGTCGCCGCCACCGTCGGCATCGAGCGACTTCTGGACGTCGACACGCGCGCCGACCTCGCCCGCGCCGAGGAGATTCTCGCTCGCGGTGCTCCCCGCGGCCCCGCGGACGAACTGCCGCCGGGAGACGGCGGGATGCGACCGAACAGCCGACGATCATGA
- the nasA gene encoding assimilatory nitrate reductase NasA has product MRCAVGCGHVQQGVDVGYGLDTVRGDPAHPVNRGLACGRGVSESADPDGEWLTRPLVREDGELVKTNWTDALSTVLKRVVTEATRDPDSVAVLGSGQQTNEAAYALGKVARGAIGTRHYDANTTLCMASAVTAYYDAFGSDAPPPTYDDIPDADTHLVWGANPAVAHPVMFRWVADSSERGELIVVDPVRTETADVADTHVQPRPGGDYALARAVLARCVETGRIDEAFVDRHTAGFSDLLADLPSVADAAADAGVPVDAVDDLAASLSNPTLLYWGMGINQSVRGTATAGALVDLCLATGNLGPGTGPFSLTGQANSMGARVCSSKGTWPGHRDFEAPDHRRAVAETWDVPLETLPDDAGPGPVGIVESGPAVVWTVATNPVAGLPDATAAREALDEAFVVVQDAFRSETCEVADVVLPAATWGECEGTTMNMERTVSRVRAATETPPGVWTDLRIIATVGESLVPGLFGSVDPAPREVFDEFVSLTAGTPADCSGLSYDRFDAEYAVRWPASSTDDVGGYRYLVDADATDDGDGEERWSFPTPSGNARFSARTPTELPEPVDDDYSLVLTTGREADGYNTGVRSRFDDDLVRARVNPETLETYRDAVAPSDSDDRRTTLVSRRGRVPALLVSDAAVPAGLVWLPIHHPMTNHLTIDAVDPDSDEPNYKQCAVRLAAPSARESHSEPAARAHPDGVVDGGLPGIEPSDD; this is encoded by the coding sequence ATGCGGTGTGCCGTCGGCTGCGGGCACGTCCAGCAGGGTGTGGACGTCGGCTACGGACTCGACACGGTTCGTGGCGACCCGGCACACCCGGTGAACCGCGGACTCGCCTGTGGCCGCGGGGTCAGCGAGTCGGCCGACCCCGACGGGGAGTGGCTCACCCGCCCGCTCGTCCGCGAGGACGGCGAGTTGGTGAAGACGAACTGGACGGACGCGCTCTCGACGGTTCTCAAGCGCGTGGTCACCGAGGCGACCCGCGACCCCGACTCGGTCGCGGTGCTGGGGAGCGGACAGCAGACGAACGAGGCCGCCTACGCCCTCGGCAAGGTCGCTCGTGGTGCCATCGGCACTCGACACTACGACGCGAACACGACGCTGTGCATGGCGTCGGCCGTCACGGCGTACTACGACGCCTTCGGGAGCGACGCGCCCCCGCCGACGTACGACGACATCCCCGACGCCGACACTCACCTCGTCTGGGGTGCCAACCCGGCCGTCGCACACCCGGTCATGTTCCGGTGGGTCGCCGATTCGAGTGAGCGCGGAGAACTGATCGTCGTCGACCCCGTCCGCACGGAGACGGCCGACGTCGCGGACACGCACGTCCAGCCCCGTCCCGGCGGCGACTACGCGCTCGCCCGCGCCGTCCTCGCGCGGTGTGTCGAGACGGGACGCATCGACGAGGCGTTCGTCGACAGGCACACCGCGGGGTTCTCCGACCTCCTCGCCGACCTCCCGTCGGTCGCGGATGCGGCGGCCGACGCCGGCGTCCCGGTCGACGCCGTCGACGACCTCGCCGCGTCGCTGTCGAACCCGACGCTCCTCTACTGGGGAATGGGCATCAACCAGTCGGTGCGAGGGACGGCCACCGCGGGCGCGCTCGTCGACCTCTGTCTGGCGACGGGTAACCTCGGACCCGGCACCGGCCCGTTCTCGTTGACGGGGCAGGCCAACTCGATGGGTGCGCGCGTCTGCTCGTCGAAAGGGACCTGGCCCGGCCACCGTGACTTCGAAGCCCCCGACCACCGTCGGGCCGTCGCCGAGACCTGGGACGTTCCCCTCGAGACGCTCCCCGACGACGCCGGTCCCGGCCCCGTCGGTATCGTCGAGTCGGGCCCCGCGGTCGTGTGGACGGTCGCGACGAACCCCGTCGCCGGCCTCCCCGACGCCACCGCGGCGCGCGAGGCGCTCGACGAGGCGTTCGTCGTCGTGCAGGACGCGTTCCGCTCCGAGACCTGCGAGGTGGCCGACGTGGTGCTCCCGGCGGCGACGTGGGGAGAGTGCGAGGGAACGACGATGAACATGGAGCGGACGGTCTCGCGGGTCCGCGCCGCGACCGAGACGCCGCCGGGCGTCTGGACCGACCTGCGCATCATCGCGACGGTCGGCGAGTCGCTCGTTCCGGGGCTGTTCGGCTCGGTGGACCCCGCACCACGGGAGGTGTTCGACGAGTTCGTCTCGCTCACCGCGGGCACGCCCGCGGACTGCTCGGGCCTCTCCTACGACCGGTTCGACGCCGAGTACGCGGTCCGCTGGCCCGCTTCGTCCACGGATGACGTGGGCGGCTACCGCTACCTCGTCGACGCCGACGCCACCGACGACGGGGACGGGGAGGAGCGGTGGTCGTTCCCGACGCCCTCCGGGAACGCCCGTTTCTCCGCGCGGACGCCCACCGAACTGCCCGAACCGGTGGACGACGACTACTCGCTCGTGCTCACCACCGGCCGGGAGGCGGACGGGTACAACACCGGCGTCCGCTCCCGGTTCGACGACGACCTGGTTCGAGCGCGGGTCAACCCCGAGACGCTCGAAACGTACCGCGACGCGGTCGCCCCTTCGGACAGTGACGACCGTCGAACCACCCTGGTCTCGCGGCGCGGGCGCGTCCCCGCCCTCCTCGTCTCCGACGCCGCCGTGCCCGCGGGACTCGTCTGGCTTCCCATCCATCACCCGATGACGAACCACCTCACAATCGACGCGGTCGACCCCGACTCCGACGAACCGAACTACAAACAGTGTGCGGTCCGTCTCGCGGCGCCCTCTGCGCGCGAGTCGCACTCGGAACCGGCCGCCCGCGCCCACCCGGACGGCGTCGTCGACGGGGGACTGCCGGGCATCGAGCCGAGCGACGACTGA
- a CDS encoding ATP-binding protein, producing MSDRALDVVEFLLTAHIYSENRQLDANDLPPRYRRVFWAESDEEDEVGGVERPLVATEETARQATGVDDPWGAVSDLMFTQKEEFAGRITLTQPEMALEWLVKRADRERFATNPTIAAAVEDRDDVDVDVTHEEARRSNRPIQADRVWIDSLLDSYFDDEEDAEMLDLVSVRAPEEIEMTLDDLVLTADQEGEIDKIVKAIEHRDYLAEIGLREIGKLLFVGPPGTGKTTVSRALAHELGLPFVEVKLSMITSQYLGETAKNVDKTFEVARRLSPCILFIDEFDSVAKTRRSDEHAALKRAVNTLLKCIDEISLIRDDVLLIGATNHPDQLDSAAWRRFDEIVNFPKPDYQMRADILRIVTRRMDIAEFDPEAVAEKTEGLTGSDLRLVLREAVLEALTEERMSLTQEDILDAVADFEERDNLKNMDMIDGDQETLIAGDGGSEAESGHDHGHTHSHD from the coding sequence ATGAGTGACCGGGCCCTCGACGTGGTTGAGTTCCTTCTGACTGCCCACATTTACAGCGAGAACCGGCAACTGGACGCGAACGACCTCCCGCCGCGGTATCGGCGTGTCTTCTGGGCTGAATCCGACGAAGAGGACGAGGTCGGCGGCGTCGAGCGGCCGCTGGTGGCGACCGAGGAGACGGCGCGACAGGCGACGGGCGTCGACGACCCCTGGGGGGCGGTCTCGGACCTCATGTTCACCCAGAAGGAGGAGTTCGCGGGACGTATCACCCTCACGCAACCGGAGATGGCGCTCGAGTGGCTCGTCAAGCGCGCCGACCGCGAGCGGTTCGCCACGAACCCCACTATCGCGGCCGCGGTGGAGGACCGCGACGACGTCGACGTCGACGTGACCCACGAGGAGGCGCGGCGGTCGAACCGGCCGATCCAGGCGGACCGGGTCTGGATCGACAGCCTGCTCGACTCGTACTTCGACGACGAGGAGGACGCCGAGATGCTCGACCTCGTCTCCGTGCGGGCGCCCGAGGAAATCGAGATGACGCTCGACGACCTCGTGCTCACCGCCGATCAGGAGGGCGAGATCGACAAGATCGTCAAGGCCATCGAACACCGCGATTACCTCGCCGAGATCGGCCTCCGCGAGATCGGGAAGCTGCTGTTCGTCGGTCCGCCGGGGACAGGAAAGACCACGGTGTCGCGGGCGCTCGCACACGAACTCGGCCTCCCGTTCGTCGAGGTGAAGCTCTCGATGATCACGAGCCAGTACCTCGGCGAGACGGCCAAGAACGTCGACAAGACGTTCGAGGTCGCCCGCCGCCTGTCGCCGTGTATCCTCTTCATCGACGAGTTCGACTCCGTCGCCAAAACTCGAAGATCGGACGAACACGCCGCGTTGAAGCGCGCCGTCAACACCCTGCTGAAGTGTATCGACGAGATATCGCTCATCAGGGACGACGTGCTCCTCATCGGGGCGACGAATCACCCCGACCAACTGGACTCGGCGGCGTGGCGGCGCTTCGACGAGATCGTCAACTTCCCCAAGCCCGACTACCAGATGCGCGCCGACATCCTCCGCATCGTCACCCGACGGATGGACATCGCGGAGTTCGACCCCGAGGCCGTCGCCGAGAAGACCGAAGGGCTCACCGGAAGCGACCTCCGCCTCGTCCTGCGCGAGGCCGTCCTCGAAGCCCTGACGGAAGAACGCATGAGCCTCACGCAGGAGGACATTCTGGATGCGGTCGCCGACTTCGAGGAGCGCGACAACCTCAAGAACATGGACATGATCGACGGCGACCAGGAGACGCTCATCGCCGGCGACGGCGGCTCCGAAGCGGAGAGTGGGCACGACCACGGGCACACCCACAGCCACGACTGA
- a CDS encoding MBL fold metallo-hydrolase, translating into MRVTLLGTGDTTGTPTVGCDCDTCARARELGVERSRFSVHVENTRTGECLLVDLSPDFRQQFLTHDVSLPDEAVVTHIHFDHLDGLGNAYRVFDDLPVHAASEVDPVTGESVADTIRRKYDYLDRITVEDHAPFERFSACGFECTLVPVDHPPLVCYGLAVEDPETGAKLSLTGDTSYGVPDESRTVLSDPDLLLADAIVPASLCEYHPLGGKHENEAGVPRTFGSKHMTREGALDLARELGARETRLVHTAHFYPADEAFEEPLAVDGEQYDL; encoded by the coding sequence ATGCGGGTCACCCTCCTCGGCACCGGCGACACGACCGGCACTCCCACCGTCGGCTGCGACTGCGACACCTGCGCTCGCGCCCGCGAACTGGGGGTCGAGCGCTCGCGCTTTTCGGTCCACGTCGAGAACACCCGAACGGGGGAGTGTCTCCTCGTCGACCTCAGCCCCGACTTCCGCCAGCAGTTTCTCACCCACGACGTCTCTCTGCCCGACGAGGCCGTGGTCACACACATCCACTTCGACCACCTCGACGGCCTCGGAAACGCCTACCGCGTCTTCGACGACCTGCCCGTCCACGCGGCGAGCGAGGTCGACCCTGTCACGGGAGAGTCGGTCGCCGACACCATCAGACGGAAGTACGACTACCTCGACCGCATCACCGTCGAAGACCACGCTCCCTTCGAGCGGTTCTCGGCGTGCGGGTTCGAGTGTACGCTCGTTCCCGTCGACCACCCGCCGCTGGTCTGTTACGGCCTCGCCGTCGAGGACCCCGAGACCGGGGCCAAACTGTCGCTGACGGGCGATACGAGCTACGGCGTCCCCGACGAGTCCCGCACGGTGCTGTCGGACCCGGACCTCCTCCTCGCCGACGCCATCGTCCCCGCCTCGCTCTGTGAGTACCACCCGCTCGGCGGGAAGCACGAGAACGAAGCGGGCGTTCCGCGAACGTTCGGGTCGAAGCACATGACCCGCGAGGGGGCGCTCGACCTCGCACGCGAACTCGGCGCCCGAGAGACGCGACTCGTCCACACCGCCCACTTCTACCCCGCCGACGAGGCGTTCGAGGAACCGCTGGCGGTCGACGGCGAGCAGTACGACCTCTGA